In Streptomyces alboniger, the following are encoded in one genomic region:
- a CDS encoding YtxH domain-containing protein — translation MRYRLTFVAGLALGYVLGTRAGRERYEKLKKSAREIAQNPAVRNTVESAGQQGREVAGKAFHTVSEKVGDKMPDSVADRVRSLRERGQGPGEDDWGTTNT, via the coding sequence ATGCGGTACCGGCTCACATTCGTGGCGGGACTGGCCCTCGGGTACGTACTCGGGACCCGGGCCGGACGCGAGCGCTACGAGAAGCTGAAGAAGTCCGCCCGTGAGATCGCGCAGAACCCGGCCGTGCGCAACACCGTCGAGTCGGCGGGCCAGCAGGGACGCGAGGTGGCGGGCAAGGCCTTCCACACGGTGTCCGAGAAGGTCGGGGACAAGATGCCCGACTCGGTGGCCGACCGGGTGCGGTCGCTGCGCGAGCGGGGGCAGGGGCCCGGCGAGGACGACTGGGGCACGACCAACACATAG
- a CDS encoding ABC transporter ATP-binding protein, producing MLIRLLRTHLRPYKKPIALLVLLQFLQTCASLYLPTLNADIIDNGVVDGDTGYILTFGGIMIAVTVVQMACNIGAVFYGARTAAALGRDVRAAVFDRVQSFSAREVGQFGASSLITRTTNDVQQVQMLVLMSFTLMVTAPIMCVGGIVMALGLDVPLSGVLVAVVPVLGVSVSVIVRRLRPLFRTMQVRLDTVNRVLREQITGNRVIRAFVRDAYEKERFREANADLTDVSLGTGKLLALMFPIVMTVVNISSVAVVWFGAHRIDDGGMEIGALTAFLAYLMQIVMSVMMATFMFMMVPRAEVCAERIEEVLDTESSVVPPTAPVRELRSHGHLEVRGAGFRYPGAEEPVLKGVDLLARPGETTAVIGSTGSGKSTLLSLVPRLIDATEGQVLVGGVDVGTIDPALLARTVSLVPQKPYLFAGTVASNLRYGNPDATDEELWHALEVAQAKEFVEGLDEGLGAPISQGGTNVSGGQRQRLAIARTLVQRPEIYLFDDSFSALDYATDAALRGALSRETAEATVVIVAQRVSTIRDADRILVLDEGRVVGAGRHHELMESNETYREIVLSQLTEAEAA from the coding sequence GTGCTCATACGACTCCTGCGGACGCACCTGCGCCCGTACAAGAAACCGATCGCCCTGCTGGTACTCCTACAGTTCCTCCAGACCTGCGCCTCGCTCTATCTGCCCACCCTGAACGCCGACATCATCGACAACGGTGTCGTGGACGGGGACACGGGCTACATCCTGACCTTCGGCGGCATCATGATCGCCGTCACCGTCGTGCAGATGGCCTGCAACATCGGCGCCGTCTTCTACGGGGCGCGGACCGCCGCCGCGCTCGGACGGGACGTGCGGGCAGCCGTCTTCGACCGTGTGCAGTCCTTCTCGGCACGCGAGGTGGGCCAGTTCGGCGCCTCCTCGCTGATCACGCGGACCACCAATGACGTCCAGCAGGTGCAGATGCTGGTCCTCATGTCGTTCACGCTGATGGTGACCGCGCCCATCATGTGCGTGGGCGGCATCGTGATGGCGCTCGGCCTGGACGTGCCGCTCTCCGGTGTCCTGGTCGCCGTCGTGCCCGTGCTCGGCGTCAGTGTGAGCGTGATCGTGCGGCGGCTGCGGCCGCTGTTCCGCACCATGCAGGTGCGGCTCGACACCGTGAACCGGGTACTGCGCGAGCAGATCACCGGCAACCGCGTCATCCGCGCCTTCGTCCGTGACGCGTACGAGAAGGAGCGGTTCCGCGAGGCGAACGCCGATCTGACCGACGTATCGCTCGGGACCGGCAAGCTGCTCGCGCTGATGTTCCCGATCGTGATGACCGTCGTGAACATCTCCTCGGTCGCGGTGGTGTGGTTCGGCGCGCACCGCATCGACGACGGCGGCATGGAGATCGGCGCGCTCACCGCGTTCCTCGCCTATCTGATGCAGATCGTGATGTCCGTGATGATGGCCACCTTCATGTTCATGATGGTGCCGCGCGCGGAGGTCTGCGCCGAGCGCATCGAGGAGGTCCTGGACACCGAGAGCAGTGTGGTGCCCCCGACCGCCCCGGTCCGCGAGCTGCGCAGCCACGGGCACCTGGAGGTCCGGGGCGCGGGTTTCCGCTACCCCGGCGCCGAGGAGCCCGTCCTGAAGGGCGTCGACCTGCTCGCCAGGCCCGGTGAGACGACCGCCGTGATCGGGTCCACCGGCAGCGGCAAGTCGACGCTGCTCAGCCTCGTACCGCGACTGATCGACGCGACGGAGGGCCAGGTCCTGGTCGGCGGCGTGGACGTGGGCACGATCGACCCCGCGCTGCTCGCCAGGACGGTGAGCCTCGTCCCGCAGAAGCCGTACCTCTTCGCCGGCACCGTCGCGAGCAACCTTCGCTACGGCAACCCGGACGCGACGGACGAGGAGCTGTGGCACGCCCTTGAGGTCGCCCAGGCCAAGGAGTTCGTCGAGGGTCTCGACGAGGGGCTCGGCGCGCCCATCTCGCAGGGCGGCACGAACGTATCCGGTGGTCAGCGCCAGCGCCTGGCCATCGCACGCACGCTGGTGCAGCGCCCGGAGATCTACCTCTTCGACGACTCGTTCTCCGCGCTCGACTACGCCACGGACGCGGCGCTGCGCGGCGCCCTGTCCCGTGAGACCGCCGAGGCGACCGTGGTCATCGTCGCCCAGCGCGTGTCCACCATCCGCGACGCCGACCGCATCCTCGTGCTCGACGAGGGCCGGGTGGTGGGCGCCGGACGGCACCACGAGCTGATGGAGAGCAATGAGACCTACCGGGAGATCGTCCTCTCCCAGCTGACGGAAGCGGAGGCCGCGTAA
- a CDS encoding citrate/2-methylcitrate synthase produces MRSVDALIAHTLGLAEDRITDTLEYQSIREWDSLGHVSLMVALESEYGVTIDDELTLSLRSVAAIRDFVEGQRQPAAHPAAAPPRTVRRGLDGVSFDETTITRIDGVAGTLEYRGYSIHDLAEYASFEEVAHLLVHGELPDESALAAFEKELRAARCLPDQVLALSRSLAHAHPMEALRTCVSALGAFAPRRAVSLDETYEQARDTGIALIAQVPMLVAAHHAYRSGREPVFSTEENSYAHAFLSALLGEPPSEAAVRFMNKGFIVHADHSSNASAFAARVATGSRAGMTAAFTAAIATFAGSVHGGAAERVVRIIDEVGSPERAEQYVADLRGRGEPVMGFGHRVYRTEDPRVRHLRATVVELSQERDDRDGLAILDAVAEAMRPYSRHGLAPNVDLYAGLAYRLLGLPDDLAVPLFVVGRTAGWVAQALEQQANNVLIRPLLDYVGPTGLTHPGAAAAEVRVR; encoded by the coding sequence ATGCGCAGTGTCGACGCCCTCATCGCCCATACCCTGGGCCTGGCCGAAGACCGGATCACCGACACGCTGGAATACCAGTCGATCAGGGAGTGGGACTCACTCGGTCATGTCTCGCTGATGGTGGCGCTGGAGAGCGAGTACGGCGTGACGATCGATGACGAACTCACCCTCTCCTTACGGTCCGTGGCCGCGATACGTGACTTCGTGGAAGGCCAGCGGCAGCCCGCCGCACACCCCGCCGCGGCCCCGCCCCGCACCGTGAGACGCGGGCTCGACGGCGTCAGCTTCGACGAGACCACCATCACGCGGATCGACGGAGTGGCGGGCACTCTGGAGTACCGCGGCTACAGCATCCACGACCTGGCCGAGTACGCCTCCTTCGAAGAGGTCGCCCACCTGCTCGTGCACGGCGAACTTCCCGATGAGTCAGCCCTGGCCGCCTTCGAGAAGGAACTGCGTGCCGCGCGGTGCCTACCGGACCAGGTGCTCGCGCTCTCCAGGTCGCTCGCTCACGCGCACCCGATGGAGGCCCTGCGCACCTGTGTGTCAGCCCTCGGCGCGTTCGCGCCGAGGCGTGCCGTCTCCCTCGACGAGACGTACGAGCAGGCCCGCGACACCGGGATCGCGCTGATCGCCCAGGTGCCCATGCTCGTCGCCGCCCATCACGCCTACCGCAGCGGGCGTGAGCCGGTCTTCTCCACCGAGGAGAACTCCTACGCGCACGCCTTCCTGAGCGCACTGCTCGGCGAACCGCCGAGCGAGGCGGCCGTGCGCTTCATGAACAAGGGTTTCATCGTCCACGCCGACCACAGCTCCAACGCGTCGGCGTTCGCCGCGCGCGTCGCGACCGGTTCCCGGGCAGGGATGACGGCCGCGTTCACCGCCGCCATCGCCACCTTCGCCGGCTCGGTCCACGGCGGCGCCGCCGAACGCGTGGTCCGGATCATCGACGAGGTGGGGTCGCCCGAACGGGCCGAGCAGTACGTGGCCGACCTGCGCGGCCGGGGAGAACCGGTCATGGGGTTCGGTCATCGCGTCTACCGCACCGAGGACCCTCGCGTGCGTCATCTGCGCGCCACCGTCGTGGAACTGAGCCAGGAGCGCGACGACCGCGACGGCCTCGCCATCCTTGACGCCGTCGCCGAGGCGATGCGCCCGTACAGCCGGCACGGCCTCGCCCCCAACGTCGATCTGTACGCCGGCCTCGCCTACCGCCTCCTCGGACTGCCCGACGACCTGGCCGTGCCGCTGTTCGTCGTGGGACGCACCGCGGGCTGGGTGGCCCAGGCGCTGGAACAGCAGGCCAACAACGTGCTCATCCGGCCCCTCCTCGACTACGTCGGGCCGACGGGGCTCACCCACCCGGGAGCCGCGGCCGCGGAGGTGCGGGTTCGATGA
- a CDS encoding FGGY family carbohydrate kinase — translation MGIVAGLDSSPDFTRIVVCDTDTGAVLKQGYAPHPLESAEGGGRPADVDPQAWLLSLGEAAGGGLLEGVQAIGVSAQQNALVPLDSHGNTVRPALVGNDRRAQVAAVDLIDALGGREAWAQAVGCVPQSAQPVTKLRWLARTEPEAARHVAALMQAPDWLVWQLLGRPARRTTDRGGASGTGYWSAATGSYRPDLVEMALGHQAMLPEVIGPAEPAGTTPEGLLISAGTGETMAAAFGLGVRQGDAVVSLGASGSVMAVHHEALADPYGMITSLADATGLHLPVVHTMNAVRVLRGTAEMLGVADLEELSALAMKSTPGAHGLVLLPYLEGEKTPSLPHAAGTLTGLRRESMKPEHLARAAFEGMLCGLGDALDVLRGRGVEVRRVFLLGAAAELPAVQAAAPMLFGTQVVVPQPADYAAIGAARQAAWALTGQLPLWQGAAAQVFEAGEELAVGQAVRQQYATVREQSHPGAFS, via the coding sequence ATGGGGATAGTCGCAGGGTTGGACAGTTCGCCCGATTTCACGCGCATTGTGGTCTGTGACACGGACACGGGCGCCGTACTCAAGCAGGGTTATGCCCCGCATCCGCTGGAGAGCGCCGAGGGCGGCGGACGGCCGGCCGACGTCGATCCACAGGCCTGGCTGCTCTCCCTCGGCGAGGCGGCGGGGGGCGGACTGCTCGAAGGCGTGCAGGCCATCGGCGTCTCCGCCCAGCAGAACGCCCTCGTGCCGCTCGACAGCCACGGCAACACCGTGCGGCCCGCGCTCGTCGGCAACGACCGGCGGGCGCAGGTGGCCGCGGTCGACCTGATCGACGCCCTCGGCGGCCGCGAGGCCTGGGCGCAGGCCGTGGGGTGCGTGCCGCAGTCCGCGCAGCCGGTGACGAAGCTCCGCTGGCTGGCGAGGACCGAACCGGAGGCCGCCCGGCACGTGGCCGCCCTGATGCAGGCCCCCGACTGGCTCGTGTGGCAGCTCCTCGGCCGTCCCGCGCGGCGTACGACCGACCGCGGCGGGGCCTCCGGCACCGGCTACTGGTCGGCGGCGACCGGCTCGTACCGCCCCGACCTGGTCGAGATGGCCCTCGGGCACCAGGCGATGCTGCCCGAGGTGATCGGGCCCGCCGAGCCCGCGGGGACGACGCCCGAGGGGCTGCTCATATCCGCGGGGACCGGCGAGACGATGGCCGCCGCCTTCGGGCTCGGGGTGCGGCAGGGCGACGCCGTGGTCTCGCTCGGGGCCTCCGGGTCGGTGATGGCGGTGCACCACGAGGCGCTGGCCGACCCCTACGGGATGATCACCTCGCTCGCGGACGCCACGGGCCTGCACCTGCCGGTGGTGCACACGATGAACGCCGTGCGGGTGCTGCGCGGCACCGCCGAGATGCTGGGCGTCGCGGATCTGGAGGAGCTGTCCGCGCTCGCGATGAAGTCGACGCCGGGGGCGCACGGCCTCGTACTCCTGCCCTATCTGGAGGGCGAGAAGACGCCCAGCCTGCCGCACGCCGCGGGGACGCTGACCGGGCTGCGGCGCGAGTCGATGAAGCCCGAGCATCTGGCGCGGGCCGCGTTCGAGGGCATGCTCTGCGGGCTCGGGGACGCGCTGGACGTGCTGCGCGGGCGGGGTGTCGAGGTGCGGCGGGTGTTCCTGCTGGGCGCCGCCGCCGAGCTGCCCGCCGTGCAGGCGGCGGCCCCGATGCTCTTCGGTACGCAGGTCGTGGTGCCGCAGCCCGCGGACTACGCGGCGATCGGTGCCGCGCGCCAGGCCGCGTGGGCGCTGACCGGTCAACTGCCGCTCTGGCAGGGGGCCGCGGCGCAGGTCTTCGAGGCGGGCGAGGAGCTGGCGGTGGGTCAGGCGGTGCGGCAGCAGTACGCGACGGTGCGGGAGCAGTCGCACCCCGGGGCGTTCTCCTGA
- a CDS encoding MFS transporter — protein MKSLLPPPGPTRLLTVITMVMSLGQGLWMALSSIYAVTMLHLTPGQLGISVSVAAAIVLLCSIPLGHLADRAGPRTVQMWSFLALAALTAALLLATDFWAYLVIVAAQGVAYRSGRSARKAMIAGLVPAAGRVKVLAQVRAASNASISVGACLAGLVLAVGSRGAYQSAVLFITVTFLLTGLLTAKEPPVPPVPASAGTALAVLRDVPFLSFAALDGLLTTHTVLLDVILPLWVLQHTGAPRWMSAAILLVNTILVVAVQSRAARGADSPAAAARASFQGAGCVAAACLLFALSDGTAMVATCVLLVVGAVAHALGEVRQAAGSWGIAFDLAPDHAQGQYQATHAMGQDVGKLVAPAAFTWLVLEHGALGWVVLAAVFALLGAAISPVVTLAVRARSRGVSLQRERPPQAHS, from the coding sequence ATGAAGTCCCTCCTGCCTCCACCGGGCCCGACCCGGCTGCTCACCGTCATCACGATGGTGATGTCGCTGGGCCAGGGGCTGTGGATGGCGCTCAGTTCGATCTACGCGGTCACGATGCTGCACCTGACCCCCGGCCAGCTCGGCATCAGTGTGAGCGTCGCCGCGGCGATCGTCCTGCTGTGCAGCATCCCTCTGGGTCACCTCGCCGACCGGGCAGGTCCCCGCACCGTGCAGATGTGGTCCTTCCTGGCCCTGGCCGCCCTGACCGCGGCGCTGCTGCTCGCGACCGACTTCTGGGCCTACCTCGTCATCGTCGCCGCCCAGGGCGTCGCCTACAGATCCGGCCGGAGCGCCCGCAAGGCGATGATCGCCGGACTGGTCCCCGCCGCGGGACGCGTGAAGGTGCTCGCCCAGGTGCGCGCGGCTTCCAACGCGAGCATCTCCGTCGGTGCCTGCCTCGCCGGTCTCGTCCTGGCGGTGGGCTCACGCGGGGCGTACCAGAGCGCGGTCCTCTTCATCACCGTCACCTTCCTGCTCACGGGACTGCTCACCGCGAAGGAACCGCCCGTCCCACCGGTCCCGGCGTCTGCGGGTACCGCGCTCGCCGTACTGCGCGACGTACCGTTCCTGTCGTTCGCCGCGCTGGACGGGCTGCTGACCACCCACACCGTCCTCCTGGACGTCATCCTGCCGTTGTGGGTGCTCCAGCACACGGGCGCGCCGCGCTGGATGAGCGCGGCCATCCTCCTGGTCAACACCATCCTGGTGGTGGCCGTCCAGAGCCGCGCCGCACGGGGCGCCGACTCCCCCGCGGCGGCCGCGCGCGCCAGCTTCCAGGGTGCCGGCTGCGTCGCGGCCGCCTGCCTGCTCTTCGCCCTGAGCGACGGAACCGCGATGGTCGCGACCTGTGTGCTCCTCGTGGTCGGCGCTGTCGCCCACGCCCTCGGCGAGGTACGTCAGGCGGCCGGCAGCTGGGGCATCGCCTTCGACCTCGCCCCGGATCACGCTCAGGGCCAGTACCAAGCCACTCACGCCATGGGCCAGGACGTGGGCAAGCTCGTCGCGCCCGCGGCGTTCACCTGGCTGGTGCTCGAACACGGGGCCCTGGGATGGGTGGTGCTCGCGGCGGTCTTCGCGCTCCTCGGAGCGGCGATCTCTCCGGTGGTCACCCTTGCCGTCCGGGCTCGATCTCGTGGCGTGTCGCTGCAAAGAGAGCGACCGCCGCAGGCGCACAGTTGA
- a CDS encoding amino acid adenylation domain-containing protein: MTTALTRRLGAGLLEQASTRPGNVALTLGRRTYTYEEFTATARRWAAALVETTGGRPRRVGVFAARSQVSYLGVAAALFAGAAFVPLNRKFPLSRTRTMLERADVDAVLVDAASAPQLPEILGSVASRPVIVLPETPRADVPALHGHRVLDAADLAAFAPLAELPEPAPDDPAYLLFTSGSTGVPKGVPVTHANVRAFLDAHQDRYRLTADDRLTQTFDQTFDLSVFDLFMAWEHGARVCAMDPIELLAPSKYVERNGITVWFSVPSVAAVLRKRGALLPGTMPTLRWSLFCGESLPRATAEAWQAAAPHSVVENLYGPTELTIACTAYRWDPATSPAECVHDNVPIGRPHPGLDALVVDEDDNEVADGEAGELCVAGPQTTPGYWRAPELTAQRYFERDGRSYYRTGDLVRHIDGQYVCLGRNDQQVKVGGHRVELGEIEAAARRAGALEAVALVWPDAGTITAVVVGVDDPRALSDACARELPAYMVPKAVHVIEEMPVNSNGKVDRAALRRFLADRADGSR; this comes from the coding sequence ATGACCACAGCACTCACCCGACGCCTGGGCGCCGGACTGCTTGAGCAGGCGAGTACGCGCCCGGGCAATGTCGCGCTCACCCTGGGACGCCGTACCTACACGTACGAGGAGTTCACCGCCACCGCGCGACGCTGGGCGGCGGCACTCGTCGAGACGACCGGCGGGCGGCCCCGGAGGGTCGGGGTGTTCGCCGCGCGCAGCCAGGTCTCCTATCTGGGCGTGGCGGCCGCGCTCTTCGCAGGCGCCGCCTTCGTGCCGTTGAACCGGAAGTTCCCGCTGTCCCGGACCCGCACCATGCTGGAGCGCGCCGACGTCGACGCCGTCCTCGTCGATGCCGCCTCCGCGCCCCAACTCCCGGAAATCCTCGGCTCCGTGGCGTCCCGGCCCGTCATCGTGCTGCCCGAGACGCCGCGCGCGGACGTTCCCGCACTGCACGGACACCGGGTGCTGGACGCCGCCGATCTCGCCGCCTTCGCCCCTCTGGCGGAACTTCCCGAGCCGGCACCGGACGACCCCGCGTATCTGCTGTTCACCTCGGGCAGTACGGGTGTGCCCAAAGGGGTGCCCGTCACACACGCCAACGTGCGCGCCTTCCTGGACGCCCACCAGGACCGCTACCGCCTGACGGCCGACGACCGGCTCACCCAGACCTTCGACCAGACCTTCGACCTGTCGGTCTTCGACCTGTTCATGGCGTGGGAGCACGGCGCCCGAGTCTGTGCCATGGACCCCATCGAGCTGCTCGCGCCCTCCAAGTACGTGGAGCGCAACGGCATCACGGTCTGGTTCTCCGTGCCGTCGGTCGCGGCCGTCCTGCGCAAGCGCGGCGCATTGCTGCCGGGGACGATGCCGACCCTGCGCTGGAGTCTGTTCTGCGGCGAGTCGCTGCCCAGGGCCACCGCCGAGGCATGGCAGGCGGCGGCGCCGCATTCCGTCGTGGAGAACCTGTACGGGCCGACGGAACTGACCATCGCCTGCACCGCCTATCGCTGGGACCCGGCCACGAGCCCCGCCGAGTGCGTGCACGACAACGTGCCCATCGGGAGGCCCCACCCCGGGCTCGACGCCCTCGTCGTGGACGAGGACGACAACGAGGTCGCGGACGGCGAGGCGGGCGAACTCTGCGTCGCGGGCCCACAGACCACCCCCGGCTACTGGCGTGCTCCGGAGCTGACGGCCCAGCGGTACTTCGAGCGGGACGGCAGGTCGTACTACCGCACCGGCGACCTCGTGCGGCACATCGACGGCCAGTACGTCTGCCTCGGCCGCAACGACCAGCAGGTCAAGGTGGGCGGCCACCGGGTCGAACTGGGCGAGATCGAGGCGGCGGCGCGCAGGGCAGGGGCTCTGGAGGCCGTGGCCCTGGTGTGGCCGGACGCGGGGACGATCACCGCGGTGGTGGTCGGCGTCGACGATCCGCGGGCCCTGAGCGACGCCTGCGCGCGGGAGCTGCCCGCCTACATGGTCCCGAAGGCCGTTCACGTCATCGAGGAGATGCCCGTCAACTCCAACGGCAAGGTGGACCGCGCCGCCCTGCGCCGGTTCCTGGCCGACCGGGCCGACGGCTCCCGCTGA
- the acnA gene encoding aconitate hydratase AcnA, producing the protein MTAVSTTHLEGRRVELYDLPAFAANRGFDLGAVPYSGRVLLESLLRSGDPATAATLGKRLAAGEDPDVEMVFQPARILVQDYTGIPLLVDLAALRDRAAVPGRINPALPVDVVVDHSVQTDFAGRPDAIVRNEALELDRNRERYAFLKWAEGAFDGLRVIPPGRGIVHQVNLEQLATVVARGPGDLLFPDTVIGTDSHTTMVNGLGVLGWGVGGLEAESLILGLAQPLRIPPVVGVRLTGTAPPGTTPTDVVLALTEQLRQENVRGLMLEFTGPSAGALSAPDRCTIANMAPEYGAMSAFFPVDEETLDYLLRTGRHAADVALVAAYYRHQRLWREDKEPGFSRVIEFDLSRVGPNLAGPSRPDQRISLSELATSFAALSPGTPRSDSGVTDGDLVIASITSCTSTSNPKAMLAAGLLARRAVQLGLSVPAHVKTSLAPGSRAVTRYLKDAGLLADLEKLGFHLVGYGCMTCNGGSGPLNEGVGRAVDRAGLTVAAVLSGNRNFEARVHAQVRAGYLASPALVVALALMGHVRADPAREPLGTGPDLRPVFLADLWPTDAELQALEAEFVTPDVFTDAPGPQPGWDAVTASDTDAFSWDPGSTYIRPPTYADAARPLRGPLTGARALLALGDDVSTDHISPVGAISADSPAGRFLKERGVRAFNSYGSRRGNHEVMARGTFSNPRLTNHLLAEGPSGGDTLHLPSGVRLPVYEAARRYTDAGTPLIVLAGRSYGMGSSRDWAAKGPWLLGVRAVVAESFERIHRANLCAMGILPLLLPEGRGWRDIGLTGHETFDLGLDHVRETGRAEVVADGRSFTVRADVRSAGEWDVLLAGGMLPHLLTRLGASDAP; encoded by the coding sequence ATGACGGCCGTCAGCACCACACACCTGGAGGGCCGGCGCGTCGAGTTGTACGACCTGCCCGCGTTCGCCGCGAACCGCGGGTTCGACCTGGGAGCCGTTCCGTACAGCGGGCGCGTCCTGCTGGAGTCCCTGCTGCGCTCGGGCGACCCCGCGACCGCGGCCACGCTGGGGAAGCGGCTGGCGGCGGGGGAGGACCCCGACGTCGAGATGGTGTTCCAGCCCGCCCGGATCCTCGTACAGGACTACACGGGAATCCCGCTGCTCGTCGATCTCGCCGCACTGCGGGACCGAGCCGCTGTACCCGGCCGCATCAACCCGGCGCTGCCCGTGGACGTGGTCGTGGACCATTCCGTCCAGACCGACTTCGCGGGCAGGCCCGACGCGATCGTCCGCAACGAGGCGCTGGAGCTGGACCGCAACCGGGAGCGGTACGCGTTCCTGAAGTGGGCCGAAGGCGCCTTCGACGGGCTGCGGGTCATCCCGCCGGGCCGGGGCATCGTCCACCAGGTCAATCTGGAGCAGCTCGCGACCGTCGTCGCCCGCGGTCCCGGCGACCTGCTCTTCCCCGACACGGTGATCGGCACCGACAGCCACACCACCATGGTCAACGGGCTCGGCGTGCTCGGCTGGGGTGTCGGCGGCCTGGAGGCGGAGTCCCTGATCCTGGGACTCGCCCAGCCCCTCCGCATCCCGCCCGTCGTCGGGGTCCGGCTCACCGGCACCGCGCCCCCCGGCACCACACCCACGGATGTGGTTCTCGCGCTCACCGAACAACTGCGTCAGGAGAACGTCCGGGGCCTCATGCTCGAATTCACCGGCCCGTCGGCCGGTGCGCTCTCGGCGCCCGACCGGTGCACGATCGCCAACATGGCCCCCGAGTACGGGGCGATGTCCGCGTTCTTCCCCGTGGACGAGGAGACCCTGGACTACCTGCTGCGCACGGGCCGCCACGCTGCCGACGTGGCGCTCGTGGCCGCGTACTACAGGCACCAGCGACTGTGGAGGGAGGACAAAGAGCCCGGCTTCAGCCGCGTGATCGAGTTCGATCTGTCGCGGGTCGGGCCGAACCTCGCCGGCCCCAGCCGCCCCGACCAGCGCATCTCGCTGTCCGAACTGGCCACCTCCTTCGCCGCGTTGTCCCCCGGGACCCCGCGCTCGGACAGCGGTGTCACCGACGGCGACCTCGTCATCGCGTCCATCACGTCCTGCACCAGCACGTCCAACCCGAAGGCGATGCTCGCGGCAGGCCTGCTCGCCCGCCGGGCGGTCCAGCTGGGGCTTTCCGTACCCGCGCACGTCAAGACCAGTCTGGCTCCCGGCTCCAGGGCGGTGACCCGGTACCTCAAGGACGCGGGGTTGCTCGCCGACTTGGAGAAGCTCGGCTTCCACCTCGTCGGATACGGCTGCATGACGTGCAACGGCGGCAGCGGACCGCTCAACGAGGGAGTCGGCCGGGCCGTCGACCGGGCGGGCCTGACCGTTGCGGCCGTCCTGAGCGGCAATCGCAACTTCGAAGCCAGGGTGCACGCTCAGGTCCGTGCCGGCTACCTGGCCTCACCCGCCCTCGTCGTCGCCCTGGCACTGATGGGCCACGTCCGCGCCGACCCGGCGCGCGAGCCGCTGGGTACCGGTCCGGACCTGCGCCCCGTCTTCCTGGCCGACCTGTGGCCTACCGACGCCGAACTGCAGGCGCTTGAGGCCGAGTTCGTCACGCCCGACGTCTTCACCGACGCGCCGGGGCCACAGCCCGGCTGGGACGCCGTGACCGCCTCGGACACCGACGCCTTCTCCTGGGATCCGGGCTCCACCTACATCCGGCCCCCCACGTACGCCGACGCGGCCCGCCCCCTCCGGGGCCCGCTCACCGGCGCACGGGCGCTGCTCGCCCTCGGGGACGACGTCAGCACCGACCACATATCGCCGGTGGGCGCCATCTCCGCCGACTCCCCGGCAGGCCGCTTCCTCAAGGAGAGAGGGGTGCGAGCCTTCAACTCCTACGGCTCGCGGCGCGGCAACCACGAAGTGATGGCCCGGGGCACCTTCAGCAACCCGCGGCTGACCAACCACCTCCTCGCGGAGGGCCCCTCGGGCGGCGACACGCTCCACCTGCCGAGCGGGGTGCGCCTGCCCGTGTACGAGGCCGCACGCCGCTACACGGACGCGGGTACCCCGCTGATCGTGCTGGCCGGACGCTCCTACGGCATGGGTTCGTCGCGTGACTGGGCCGCCAAGGGGCCGTGGCTGCTGGGCGTGCGTGCCGTGGTGGCGGAAAGCTTCGAGCGCATCCACCGCGCCAATCTCTGCGCGATGGGCATCCTCCCCCTGCTGCTGCCCGAAGGGCGCGGCTGGCGCGACATCGGCCTGACCGGACACGAGACGTTCGACCTGGGCCTCGACCACGTGCGCGAGACAGGCCGTGCCGAGGTCGTGGCCGACGGCCGCTCCTTCACCGTACGAGCCGACGTGCGCTCGGCGGGTGAGTGGGACGTCCTGCTGGCGGGCGGCATGCTGCCGCATCTGCTGACGCGGCTGGGCGCGAGTGATGCCCCGTGA